From one Ignavibacteria bacterium genomic stretch:
- a CDS encoding transposase translates to MMSSVGIHLLILSEQTSASFPVQSAEMVHSELRRCCVRRNSVLHASHVLADHMHVLIETEAEDQASEIIADIVATIQKTFRITSRNIVFQDGIHVTLLPPWHLDILSAFVENQDSYHVKYTVSEELERVFLPGLPIPSAAAS, encoded by the coding sequence ATGATGAGTTCTGTAGGAATTCACTTGCTTATTCTTTCCGAGCAAACGTCGGCATCATTCCCGGTGCAGAGTGCCGAGATGGTCCATAGCGAACTTCGTCGCTGCTGTGTACGCAGGAATTCGGTACTGCACGCTTCGCATGTGCTGGCTGACCATATGCACGTGCTCATTGAGACGGAGGCAGAAGATCAGGCGTCAGAGATCATTGCAGACATTGTTGCAACCATTCAGAAAACCTTCCGCATAACATCACGCAACATAGTGTTTCAGGACGGTATTCACGTAACACTGCTACCGCCGTGGCACCTTGATATCCTGTCGGCATTCGTTGAAAACCAGGATTCATATCATGTAAAGTACACCGTGAGTGAAGAGCTTGAAAGAGTGTTTCTTCCAGGACTGCCAATACCGTCGGCAGCGGCATCGTAA
- a CDS encoding DUF4199 domain-containing protein, giving the protein MINLLWGGITGALGLLWLIMESALGRFEAGTSAEVQVLWLLLCPLGVIGAMVHRRLAGTTTPYGDTVRNGMYASVYGSLALCVVWLFFYNVLMPDYLEVVLRGTELKYRHIISNQEALRTVLSAKAVTLSAPMIYILGTLIPLVTGSVTAAIAAIWLRNRR; this is encoded by the coding sequence ATGATTAATCTATTATGGGGCGGTATTACTGGTGCGCTGGGTTTACTGTGGCTGATTATGGAATCGGCACTTGGGAGATTTGAAGCCGGCACATCTGCCGAAGTGCAGGTGTTGTGGCTTCTGCTTTGTCCGCTCGGTGTTATCGGAGCCATGGTGCACCGGCGGCTTGCAGGCACTACTACACCATACGGCGATACCGTACGCAACGGCATGTATGCCAGCGTGTATGGCTCGCTTGCACTGTGCGTTGTCTGGTTGTTTTTTTACAACGTCCTCATGCCTGATTACCTGGAGGTTGTCCTTCGGGGTACTGAACTCAAGTACCGTCACATCATCTCAAACCAGGAAGCACTCAGGACCGTCCTGAGTGCAAAGGCAGTAACGCTTTCAGCTCCGATGATTTACATCCTTGGGACGCTGATTCCGCTGGTAACGGGCTCAGTAACGGCTGCTATAGCAGCTATCTGGCTGCGCAACCGACGGTAG
- the gcvT gene encoding glycine cleavage system aminomethyltransferase GcvT: MKQTRFHALHVEANAKMVEFAGFHMPIQYPTGILEEHRKVRTGVGMFDVSHMGEFFIGGPDALALVQKLTTNDASKLEPGKIQYSAMCRHNGGIIDDLLVYCLKPDLFMLVVNGANIDKDYSWVTENAAAFANASVTNESDDYSLLAVQGPKSVDALQPLTTTVLSDLAYYTFTHGTLAGVPMIISRTGYTGEIGFELYFKGDDTVCKNVVDAIMREGAPFGLDWIGLGARDTLRLEKGFCLYGNDITEDTLPHEAGLGWITKLKKGDFNGRDAITAVKDAGITRKLVGFVMKTEKLLPRKDYPILVGDAVVGAVTSGGKSVMLNTGIGLGYVAAEFSEPGTQISIQARGTTFPAEVTKIPFV, from the coding sequence ATGAAACAAACCCGATTTCACGCACTTCATGTAGAAGCAAACGCAAAAATGGTAGAGTTTGCCGGATTTCACATGCCAATACAGTATCCGACAGGAATTTTGGAAGAACACCGCAAGGTCCGTACCGGCGTTGGCATGTTCGATGTGTCGCACATGGGTGAGTTTTTTATTGGTGGACCCGATGCGCTGGCCCTTGTTCAAAAACTCACCACCAACGATGCATCAAAGCTGGAGCCGGGTAAGATTCAGTATTCGGCAATGTGCAGACATAACGGCGGGATTATTGACGATTTGCTGGTGTACTGCCTAAAGCCGGATTTGTTTATGCTTGTGGTAAATGGTGCCAATATCGACAAAGATTACAGCTGGGTAACCGAAAATGCAGCCGCTTTTGCAAATGCGTCCGTTACGAACGAAAGTGACGATTATAGCCTGCTTGCCGTACAGGGTCCTAAGTCCGTTGACGCTCTGCAGCCTCTAACCACTACCGTACTTTCAGACCTTGCCTACTACACCTTCACCCATGGTACACTGGCCGGCGTGCCAATGATTATTTCTCGCACCGGATATACAGGCGAGATTGGCTTCGAGCTGTATTTCAAGGGTGACGATACGGTGTGCAAGAATGTTGTTGATGCAATAATGCGGGAAGGGGCTCCGTTTGGCCTGGATTGGATCGGGCTTGGAGCACGCGATACACTGCGCCTGGAAAAAGGCTTCTGTCTGTATGGCAACGATATTACCGAAGATACACTGCCACACGAGGCCGGGTTGGGCTGGATAACAAAACTTAAAAAAGGTGACTTTAACGGACGTGATGCCATAACTGCAGTCAAGGATGCCGGCATTACACGTAAGCTGGTCGGCTTTGTGATGAAGACGGAGAAGCTACTGCCACGAAAGGATTATCCGATTCTTGTCGGTGACGCTGTTGTGGGTGCTGTAACCAGTGGCGGCAAGTCCGTTATGCTTAACACCGGTATCGGCCTGGGATATGTTGCTGCTGAGTTTTCAGAACCCGGAACGCAGATATCCATTCAGGCACGTGGCACAACATTCCCGGCCGAAGTAACTAAAATTCCGTTTGTTTAG
- a CDS encoding septal ring lytic transglycosylase RlpA family protein, translating into MAARNLAEAPVKRGQTLADTVTLEVLRMDADTGVASYYAGKFHGNKTSSGATFNMNDLTCAHRWLPFGTRLLVTNIENGRSVVVTVTDRGPFKHGRIIDVSKGAAQALDMIRKGTATVAIQIHEEAAPVPDNSASTVEPSTPNSE; encoded by the coding sequence ATGGCCGCACGGAACCTTGCCGAGGCTCCGGTAAAGCGCGGACAAACTCTGGCTGACACCGTCACCCTGGAAGTGCTGCGAATGGATGCTGATACCGGCGTGGCATCGTACTATGCAGGGAAATTTCACGGGAACAAAACCTCGAGCGGTGCCACCTTTAACATGAACGATTTAACCTGCGCTCATCGCTGGTTGCCGTTCGGAACACGACTTCTCGTTACGAATATCGAGAACGGACGCAGCGTTGTGGTTACGGTAACTGATCGGGGGCCGTTTAAGCACGGACGCATAATTGATGTTTCAAAAGGGGCTGCTCAGGCACTCGACATGATACGCAAGGGTACCGCCACGGTTGCGATTCAAATTCACGAAGAGGCAGCTCCGGTGCCGGATAACTCTGCAAGCACAGTTGAACCAAGCACTCCAAACTCAGAGTAG
- a CDS encoding mannose-1-phosphate guanylyltransferase produces MKNVAVILAGGRGPGLWPRGTDKMPKQFQHVLGNGTMIQNTVQRISPLIPAEQTWVVTTQQFEGLVREQLPELPEGQIVCEPFGRNTGPSIALTSTLLKFVYSPDTVLAFLPSDHLIQNSHEFQAVLNQACHAARTSEMIVTIGVLPTRPETNYGYIQVGNPYTANGQAGDKVYYVHTFAEKPDPETALRFLNAGDFVWNSGIFVARIDVLLRAIATFLPDHAPLFASLERHINKETYHAALETIFRQIRSISFDVGVMEKAENILVVDGAFGWSDVGTWDEVYRLVMKDGKNNVLEGNVIALNTGNSLISALGGKIVGVVGVENLVVVDTEEALMICPRGQTNQVREIVDVLRRRHIG; encoded by the coding sequence ATGAAAAATGTTGCAGTAATACTTGCCGGCGGCCGTGGTCCGGGTTTGTGGCCACGTGGCACCGATAAAATGCCGAAACAGTTTCAGCATGTTTTAGGCAATGGAACGATGATTCAGAATACCGTGCAGCGCATTTCGCCATTAATACCGGCGGAGCAGACATGGGTTGTAACCACGCAGCAGTTCGAAGGACTGGTCCGGGAGCAATTGCCCGAGTTGCCCGAAGGCCAAATCGTTTGCGAGCCGTTTGGCAGAAATACGGGGCCAAGTATTGCTCTTACAAGTACCCTGTTAAAATTCGTTTACTCTCCCGATACTGTTCTTGCGTTTCTTCCCAGTGACCATCTGATTCAGAACAGCCATGAATTTCAGGCAGTATTGAATCAGGCATGCCATGCGGCGAGAACATCCGAAATGATTGTTACGATTGGTGTGCTTCCAACCAGACCTGAAACAAACTACGGCTATATTCAGGTAGGTAACCCGTATACTGCCAACGGTCAGGCTGGGGATAAGGTATACTACGTTCATACGTTTGCCGAAAAACCAGACCCCGAGACAGCATTGCGCTTCCTGAATGCCGGTGACTTTGTGTGGAACTCGGGAATTTTCGTTGCCCGGATCGACGTGCTGCTCAGGGCAATTGCGACCTTTCTGCCCGACCATGCACCGTTGTTTGCGTCTCTGGAACGGCACATTAATAAAGAAACGTATCATGCTGCTCTCGAGACAATCTTCCGGCAAATCCGAAGTATCTCTTTTGACGTTGGTGTTATGGAAAAGGCTGAGAATATTCTGGTTGTGGATGGGGCTTTTGGCTGGAGTGATGTGGGTACGTGGGACGAAGTGTACCGACTTGTAATGAAGGATGGGAAGAATAATGTTCTCGAAGGCAATGTAATCGCACTTAATACCGGCAATTCGCTTATCAGTGCACTTGGTGGAAAGATTGTTGGTGTTGTAGGAGTTGAAAACCTGGTTGTTGTTGATACAGAAGAAGCACTCATGATATGTCCACGCGGCCAAACCAACCAGGTTCGCGAAATTGTTGATGTACTGCGCAGACGCCATATTGGATAG